In Treponema primitia ZAS-2, a genomic segment contains:
- a CDS encoding Zn-dependent hydrolase has protein sequence MFTCGKDRVKDKIESFAKFGDTGKGGITRFSLSPEAIAARKEFIKRMEALGIQTVTDDMANMYATAPGTDSSLPRIVLASHLDSVRNGGNYDGILGVITALEVVETIVRDKIPHRHPITAMVWTNEEGSLYPPAMMSSGVICKKFEKATVLKSKSVEGKTFGEALEASGFAGSESNRLNPQDYCAMLELHIEQGPIMEAEKKQIGVVDGVLGMFNYRISAYGQSDHAGTTPMSFRRDALLAAADAIKYIHTELDKLAKDIVYTTGEIVLHPNVHTVIPDFVEFSLDVRHWDPAILEKALEVVKNIPKEIDKCEIKYKEAWSRKRVSFKPELVDLVEKNAKELGYSYMRIHSGPGHDAQYVADLLPTTMIFVPSKDGHSHCEEEFTSVEEAWQGINVALNTIIDIDKQ, from the coding sequence ATGTTTACATGTGGAAAAGATCGGGTAAAGGATAAGATAGAAAGTTTTGCCAAATTCGGCGACACCGGGAAGGGGGGGATAACCCGTTTTTCTCTGTCCCCGGAGGCCATAGCGGCGCGAAAGGAGTTTATCAAACGGATGGAAGCCCTGGGGATACAAACCGTCACCGACGATATGGCCAATATGTACGCCACTGCGCCAGGCACCGACAGCAGCCTGCCCCGGATCGTCCTGGCATCCCACCTGGACTCGGTGCGGAACGGCGGCAACTACGACGGCATTCTGGGGGTCATCACCGCCCTGGAAGTGGTGGAAACCATAGTCCGGGATAAAATACCCCACCGCCACCCCATCACCGCCATGGTCTGGACCAACGAAGAAGGCTCCCTCTACCCCCCGGCCATGATGTCCTCCGGGGTAATCTGCAAAAAATTCGAGAAAGCAACGGTACTCAAATCCAAAAGCGTTGAGGGAAAGACCTTTGGGGAAGCCCTGGAGGCAAGCGGCTTTGCAGGAAGCGAATCAAATCGGCTTAACCCGCAGGATTACTGCGCCATGCTGGAACTCCACATCGAGCAGGGCCCCATCATGGAAGCGGAAAAGAAACAAATCGGCGTGGTAGACGGGGTCCTGGGGATGTTCAACTACCGGATCAGCGCCTATGGGCAATCGGATCACGCGGGGACCACCCCCATGTCCTTCCGCCGGGATGCGCTCCTGGCAGCGGCGGACGCCATAAAATACATCCACACCGAACTGGATAAACTTGCCAAAGACATAGTCTACACCACCGGGGAAATCGTCCTCCATCCCAACGTCCATACGGTTATCCCCGACTTTGTAGAATTCTCCCTGGACGTCCGCCATTGGGACCCGGCAATCCTGGAAAAAGCCCTTGAGGTGGTGAAAAACATTCCAAAGGAGATTGATAAGTGCGAGATAAAGTACAAAGAAGCCTGGTCCCGGAAGCGGGTCAGCTTTAAACCGGAACTGGTGGATCTGGTGGAAAAAAACGCCAAGGAACTGGGCTACTCCTATATGCGTATCCACAGCGGCCCCGGGCACGATGCCCAGTATGTGGCGGACCTACTCCCCACCACCATGATCTTCGTCCCCAGCAAGGACGGACACAGTCACTGCGAAGAAGAATTTACTTCCGTGGAAGAAGCATGGCAGGGCATCAACGTGGCCCTGAACACAATCATTGATATTGACAAACAATAA
- the preA gene encoding NAD-dependent dihydropyrimidine dehydrogenase subunit PreA has protein sequence MAAKLRFLNPLEESSRCMMCHDAPCTAACGGKSDPAAFIRNVRFGMGEEALSAMAACTSCTEKRCERACIHYDFPIRISQIRAAVTPSAVSTRSPLKPDLSIDFCGIPCENPFFLSSSIVAGNYEMCARALDRGWGGIVYKTIGMGTIRELSPRFDVLNKERTSFVGFRNLEQISDRPLKDNLADLKRLKENYPSKVIVASIMGENEDEWTSLAADCEKAGVDIIECNFSCPHMSANGLGSDVGQNPDLVAAFTAAVRRGTRLPILAKMTPNLGSMVPPAKAALQNGADGIAAINTVKSFTGFNHQTLKALLDVTGKSAVSGYSGKAIKPIALRFISELKTYPSTAAAPLSGMGGIENWQDALDFLLMGCGNLQITTAVMQYGYRIIDPLKAGLAAFMNRNGFKKVSEIVGRGIGVFAPAGELDRETTVRPKIDGERCVSCGRCFVSCNDGGHQAVLWDTKKRMPKIDTSKCVGCHLCLYVCPSSAISAGERVQKVTDKV, from the coding sequence ATGGCAGCAAAACTGCGCTTCCTTAACCCCCTGGAGGAAAGCTCCCGGTGTATGATGTGCCATGACGCCCCCTGCACCGCAGCCTGCGGCGGGAAAAGCGATCCCGCAGCCTTCATCCGCAACGTGCGTTTCGGCATGGGGGAAGAAGCCCTGTCCGCCATGGCGGCTTGTACTTCCTGTACGGAAAAGCGCTGCGAACGGGCCTGTATCCACTACGATTTTCCCATCCGCATCAGCCAGATTAGGGCTGCCGTCACCCCATCGGCAGTCTCCACAAGATCACCGCTCAAACCGGATCTGTCCATCGATTTTTGCGGGATACCCTGCGAGAATCCCTTCTTTTTATCCTCCTCCATAGTGGCGGGAAACTACGAAATGTGCGCCCGTGCCCTGGACAGGGGCTGGGGAGGGATTGTGTATAAAACCATAGGGATGGGCACGATCCGGGAACTTTCCCCCCGCTTCGATGTGCTGAACAAGGAACGCACCTCCTTTGTGGGGTTCAGAAACCTGGAACAGATCTCCGACCGGCCCCTGAAGGACAACTTAGCGGACCTGAAGCGGCTCAAAGAGAACTATCCCTCCAAGGTCATCGTGGCCTCCATTATGGGAGAGAACGAGGATGAGTGGACCAGCCTAGCAGCGGACTGTGAGAAAGCGGGAGTTGATATTATTGAATGTAACTTCTCCTGCCCCCACATGAGCGCCAACGGCCTGGGTTCCGATGTGGGACAAAACCCCGATCTGGTGGCCGCTTTTACCGCTGCGGTAAGACGGGGAACCCGCCTACCGATTCTGGCGAAGATGACCCCGAACCTGGGCTCCATGGTTCCCCCCGCAAAAGCGGCCCTGCAAAACGGCGCAGACGGCATCGCGGCGATCAACACGGTCAAAAGTTTCACCGGCTTCAACCACCAAACCCTCAAAGCCCTGCTGGACGTGACGGGGAAGTCTGCGGTTTCAGGCTATTCCGGAAAAGCCATAAAGCCCATTGCCCTGCGTTTCATCTCGGAATTAAAAACCTACCCTTCCACCGCCGCAGCTCCCCTCAGCGGCATGGGGGGCATAGAAAACTGGCAAGATGCTTTGGACTTCCTCCTCATGGGATGCGGCAATCTCCAGATCACCACCGCAGTTATGCAGTACGGGTACCGGATCATCGATCCCCTCAAGGCAGGACTCGCGGCGTTCATGAACCGGAATGGATTTAAAAAAGTAAGCGAAATTGTGGGCCGGGGAATCGGGGTATTTGCCCCCGCCGGGGAATTGGACCGGGAGACCACGGTCCGCCCCAAAATAGACGGGGAACGGTGTGTCTCCTGCGGCAGGTGCTTTGTGTCCTGCAATGACGGGGGACATCAGGCGGTTTTATGGGACACCAAAAAGAGGATGCCCAAAATCGACACATCAAAATGTGTGGGCTGCCACCTCTGTCTCTACGTATGCCCCTCGTCAGCCATATCCGCAGGCGAGCGGGTCCAAAAGGTAACTGACAAAGTATAG